A single genomic interval of Nonomuraea rubra harbors:
- a CDS encoding zinc-dependent alcohol dehydrogenase yields the protein MRALVLTGPGKAEVQEVEPPVAGPGEVVVDLERVGVCGTDVELFTGGMSYLHTGRSWYPLRPGHEWCGRVSAVGEGVSPSWAGRRVTGDTMLGCGHCDRCRAGRHHVCAELAEIGISRGRPGALAERLAVPATALHHLPDVVDPTLGALVEPGGNALRAVRAAGLEAGERVLVLGTGTIGLLTALFARAGGAEVHLMGRDEHGLHLARSLGFTDAWTRGSLPSLAWDAVIDATNAPGLPALALDLVEPGRRAVYIGLAGTPSTIDTRDLVLKDVTAVGILGGSAGLAGAIAAYADGSVDARPLVAATVGLADTAGVLAGRRPTGAGPGPKIHIDPRR from the coding sequence ATGCGTGCTCTGGTCCTGACCGGCCCCGGGAAGGCCGAGGTACAGGAGGTCGAACCGCCTGTCGCCGGGCCGGGCGAGGTGGTGGTGGACCTCGAACGGGTCGGCGTGTGCGGCACGGACGTCGAGCTGTTCACCGGCGGGATGAGCTACCTGCACACCGGCCGTTCCTGGTACCCGCTGCGTCCAGGACACGAGTGGTGCGGGCGGGTCAGCGCGGTGGGCGAGGGCGTGAGCCCTTCCTGGGCCGGGCGGCGGGTCACCGGCGACACCATGCTGGGCTGCGGTCACTGCGACCGCTGCCGGGCCGGCCGCCACCACGTGTGCGCCGAACTGGCCGAGATCGGCATCAGCCGTGGCCGCCCGGGCGCGCTGGCCGAGCGACTCGCGGTGCCCGCGACGGCCCTGCACCACCTGCCGGACGTCGTGGATCCCACGCTCGGCGCGCTCGTCGAGCCCGGAGGCAACGCGCTGCGGGCCGTCCGCGCGGCGGGGCTGGAGGCGGGCGAGCGGGTGCTGGTCCTGGGTACGGGCACGATCGGCCTGCTCACGGCGCTGTTCGCGCGGGCGGGCGGAGCCGAGGTGCACCTGATGGGCCGCGACGAGCACGGCCTCCACCTGGCCCGGAGCCTCGGCTTCACCGACGCCTGGACCCGAGGGTCGCTGCCGTCGCTCGCCTGGGACGCCGTCATCGACGCCACCAACGCGCCCGGGTTGCCCGCGCTCGCTCTCGACCTCGTCGAACCCGGCCGGCGTGCCGTCTACATCGGCCTGGCCGGCACCCCGTCCACGATCGACACCCGCGACCTGGTGCTCAAGGACGTCACCGCGGTCGGCATCCTCGGCGGCTCGGCCGGCCTGGCCGGAGCCATCGCCGCCTACGCCGACGGCTCGGTCGACGCCCGCCCCCTCGTGGCCGCCACGGTCGGCCTCGCGGACACCGCCGGCGTCCTGGCGGGACGCCGGCCGACCGGCGCGGGGCCCGGCCCGAAGATCCACATCGATCCGCGCCGGTGA
- a CDS encoding Lrp/AsnC family transcriptional regulator produces MSEISRNGVSGGGQPGRIGIGLELDDIHLKILEVLRENGRISVAALAERVGISRANAYTRFEALRADGAIKRFTAEIDHVRAGLGITALIFVTVRQQMWKQFRAELARMPEVEYCAITTGQHDAMIQVRVSDVAAVHTMVTDRLANIPAVKATETVFILDEVLRRPYVLPSDRDQARSQRRPSQEAQGDVPLGKMRFVGAAEGRAALRKDG; encoded by the coding sequence ATGAGTGAAATTTCCAGAAATGGTGTCAGCGGTGGCGGTCAGCCTGGACGGATCGGCATCGGTCTCGAACTGGACGACATCCACCTGAAGATCCTTGAGGTCCTGCGCGAGAACGGCAGGATCTCCGTCGCGGCGCTGGCCGAGCGGGTGGGCATCTCCCGGGCGAACGCCTACACCCGCTTCGAGGCGCTGCGTGCCGACGGCGCGATCAAACGGTTCACGGCGGAGATCGACCACGTCAGGGCGGGGCTCGGCATCACCGCACTGATCTTCGTGACCGTGCGCCAGCAGATGTGGAAGCAGTTCAGGGCGGAGCTGGCCAGGATGCCGGAGGTGGAGTACTGTGCGATCACCACCGGGCAGCACGACGCAATGATCCAGGTACGGGTCTCCGACGTGGCCGCCGTGCACACCATGGTGACCGACCGGCTGGCCAACATCCCGGCGGTCAAGGCGACCGAGACCGTGTTCATCCTGGACGAGGTGCTCAGGCGGCCGTACGTGCTGCCCAGCGACCGCGACCAGGCCCGCTCCCAGCGCCGGCCCTCCCAGGAGGCGCAGGGCGACGTGCCGCTCGGCAAGATGCGCTTCGTCGGCGCAGCCGAGGGCCGGGCCGCCCTGCGCAAGGACGGCTGA
- a CDS encoding ABC transporter ATP-binding protein has product MNDLLTIDDLVVEHRSPGRPVVRAVAGASLSVRPGEVVGLVGESGCGKSTLARAVCGLNPITAGSIDFDGQPVTPLGLRRRRLTGIQMVFQDPYASLNPRRRVGDQIADGLRAARDTAASPADLLERVGLPRDFAGRHPHEFSGGQRQRIAIARALAARPRLLIGDEPISALDASAQAQVARLMRDLAVESGAGLLFISHDLSVVRLIADRIAVMYLGKIVEVGDTAEVWANPRHPYTKALLAAIPQPDGLGVLPAELPGDVPDPANPPAGCRFSPRCPLVMDVCRDKEPDFGPVACWLHEPK; this is encoded by the coding sequence ATGAACGACCTGCTCACCATCGACGACCTGGTCGTCGAGCACCGCTCCCCCGGGCGTCCCGTCGTGCGGGCCGTGGCCGGGGCCAGCCTGAGCGTGCGGCCGGGAGAGGTCGTCGGCCTCGTGGGCGAGTCCGGGTGCGGCAAGTCGACGCTGGCCCGCGCGGTCTGCGGGCTGAACCCGATCACCGCGGGCTCGATCGACTTCGACGGGCAGCCGGTCACGCCGCTGGGGCTGCGCCGCCGCAGGCTGACCGGGATCCAGATGGTGTTCCAGGATCCGTACGCGTCGCTGAACCCGCGCCGGCGCGTGGGCGACCAGATCGCCGACGGGCTGCGCGCCGCCCGCGACACCGCCGCCTCCCCCGCCGACCTGCTGGAACGCGTCGGCCTGCCGCGCGACTTCGCCGGGCGGCACCCGCACGAGTTCTCCGGCGGGCAGCGGCAGCGCATCGCCATCGCGCGGGCGCTGGCGGCGCGGCCGCGGCTGCTGATCGGCGACGAGCCGATCTCGGCGCTGGACGCCTCCGCGCAGGCGCAGGTGGCGCGGTTGATGCGCGACCTGGCCGTGGAGTCGGGGGCCGGGCTGCTGTTCATCAGCCACGACCTGTCGGTGGTACGGCTGATCGCGGACCGGATCGCGGTCATGTACCTGGGCAAGATCGTCGAAGTGGGCGACACGGCGGAGGTGTGGGCGAACCCCCGCCATCCGTACACCAAGGCGCTGCTGGCGGCCATCCCGCAGCCGGACGGGCTGGGCGTGCTGCCGGCGGAGCTGCCCGGCGACGTGCCGGACCCGGCCAACCCGCCGGCCGGATGCCGGTTCAGCCCGCGCTGCCCGCTGGTGATGGACGTGTGCCGCGACAAGGAACCGGACTTCGGGCCGGTCGCCTGCTGGCTGCACGAGCCGAAGTGA
- a CDS encoding ABC transporter ATP-binding protein — translation MTPDISASDITTLDITDLRVSIGGKEILRGVDLRLEAGRVHGLAGESGSGKTMTGLAALGLLPHGARVTGSIRLGERELLTLPPKELNRVRGGEIAMVFQDPATSLHPMLTIGKQLTEHMRHHLGLGKAEAKARAVELLGKVRIPGPEEAYGRFPHQFSGGMRQRIAIAIALACSPKVLIADEPTTALDVTVQAGVLRLLRGLCDELGLAVLLVTHDLGVMSAVADEVSVMKDGLVVESGPRGRVLREPEHPYTRSLLDSLPDAEMR, via the coding sequence GTGACGCCGGACATCAGCGCGTCGGACATCACGACGCTGGACATCACGGACCTGCGGGTCTCGATCGGCGGCAAGGAGATCCTGCGCGGCGTGGACCTGCGGCTGGAGGCCGGGCGGGTGCACGGGCTGGCCGGGGAGAGCGGGTCGGGCAAGACGATGACCGGCCTGGCCGCGCTCGGGCTGCTGCCGCACGGCGCCCGGGTGACCGGCTCAATCCGGCTCGGCGAGCGCGAGCTGCTGACGCTGCCGCCCAAGGAGCTGAACCGGGTGCGCGGCGGCGAGATCGCCATGGTCTTCCAGGACCCGGCCACGAGCCTGCACCCGATGCTCACCATCGGCAAGCAGCTCACCGAGCACATGCGCCACCACCTCGGGCTGGGTAAGGCCGAGGCGAAGGCGCGGGCCGTGGAGCTGCTGGGCAAGGTCCGCATCCCGGGGCCTGAGGAGGCGTACGGGCGTTTCCCGCACCAGTTCTCCGGCGGCATGCGGCAGCGGATCGCGATCGCCATCGCGCTGGCCTGCTCGCCGAAGGTGCTCATCGCCGACGAGCCCACGACCGCGCTGGACGTGACCGTGCAGGCCGGCGTGCTGCGGCTGCTGCGCGGCCTCTGCGACGAGCTGGGGCTCGCGGTGCTGCTGGTCACGCACGACCTGGGCGTCATGTCGGCGGTGGCGGACGAGGTGAGCGTGATGAAGGACGGCCTGGTGGTGGAGTCGGGGCCGCGCGGCCGGGTGCTGCGCGAGCCGGAGCACCCCTACACGCGCTCGCTGCTGGACTCCCTGCCTGATGCGGAGATGCGATGA
- a CDS encoding DUF6461 domain-containing protein, producing the protein MQAEAGATPAQVAIARLLGKGRAHGGGRLCQHDDMIATPGDFAWFSYERFPELAEAYCFTYVRGLTPERLVARLGGRPEEFTPMTLEKLIEASYRNGYDTAFLGATTVGDRVFIVEPNGGLGADEEIITSLSAGTRLVSHFRDVEGLEYFYWSENEKLRFWFLADEGYAEEVPDEVLEIMRRIDTGQGLLHPSDGPAFVLAERLTGITLTPELLEGSVYLCGVIPTP; encoded by the coding sequence GTGCAGGCCGAGGCCGGCGCCACGCCCGCGCAGGTCGCGATCGCCCGGCTGCTCGGCAAGGGCAGGGCTCACGGTGGCGGCCGGCTCTGCCAGCATGACGACATGATCGCGACTCCTGGCGACTTCGCCTGGTTCTCCTACGAGCGCTTCCCCGAGCTGGCGGAGGCCTACTGCTTCACCTACGTCCGCGGCCTGACCCCCGAGCGCCTGGTGGCCCGGCTCGGCGGCCGGCCGGAGGAGTTCACGCCCATGACGCTCGAGAAGCTGATCGAGGCCAGTTACAGGAACGGCTACGACACCGCGTTTCTCGGCGCCACGACCGTGGGTGACCGGGTGTTCATCGTCGAGCCCAACGGCGGGCTCGGCGCCGACGAAGAAATCATCACGTCGTTGTCTGCGGGAACCCGCCTCGTCTCCCACTTCCGCGACGTCGAAGGCCTCGAATACTTCTACTGGAGCGAGAACGAAAAGCTCCGATTCTGGTTCCTCGCCGATGAAGGTTACGCGGAAGAGGTACCGGACGAGGTCCTGGAGATCATGCGGCGGATCGACACCGGCCAGGGGCTCCTCCATCCGAGCGACGGGCCGGCGTTCGTCCTGGCCGAGCGGCTCACCGGCATCACGCTGACACCGGAGTTGCTGGAGGGGTCCGTCTACCTGTGCGGGGTCATCCCCACACCGTGA
- a CDS encoding ABC transporter substrate-binding protein codes for MATRSQTAAVLLAGALALAACGSGGTSQAPAASGAKTLVIDTSFDLKTADPGRTYEPTGLIVGKAVYETLLTFDGADVTKPVPALAESYELSEDGKTLTLKLKQGATFADGSPVTADDVVFSLTRVRDMKGTPSFLLDGVEVAKTDDTTITLTSEAANPALPFILPNPALGILNSKVAKQNGATADAQDKAEQYLNANSAGSGPYTIESFNVSSQVTLKANPKYYGTKPAYDKVVIRNVEAATQKLNVQRGDSQVALNLSGDQVTGMPATLQVEKTASANVIFLLANQDSAISKTTPNAKFVEAVRKGVDYAGLLELAGEGSTQAPGVIPSQILGALPADQGAKRDVEGAKAALAASGLSNPTVKLEYPSELTVNGLSFQPLAERIQANLKEVGITVDLQPAPVTTALDNYRNGKEEMGLWYWGPDYPDPSDYLAFLPGKTVGLRAGWKEGAAKEIEEAGAKAAETIGDDARKTAYADVQTKLNASGPFIPLIQPGQNIVTAASVTGLEYHPVWTVDVADLGVK; via the coding sequence ATGGCGACCCGCTCGCAGACGGCGGCTGTACTGCTCGCCGGTGCACTCGCCCTCGCCGCCTGCGGAAGCGGCGGCACCTCCCAGGCCCCCGCGGCCTCCGGAGCCAAGACCCTCGTCATCGACACGTCCTTCGACCTGAAGACCGCCGACCCCGGCCGCACGTACGAGCCCACGGGGCTCATCGTCGGCAAGGCGGTGTACGAGACGCTGCTCACGTTCGACGGGGCCGACGTGACCAAGCCGGTGCCGGCGCTGGCCGAGTCGTACGAGCTGTCGGAGGACGGCAAGACGCTGACCCTCAAGCTCAAGCAGGGCGCGACGTTCGCCGACGGCTCGCCGGTGACGGCCGACGACGTGGTGTTCTCCCTGACGCGCGTGCGCGACATGAAGGGCACGCCGTCGTTCCTGCTGGACGGCGTCGAGGTGGCCAAGACCGACGACACGACGATCACGCTGACGTCGGAGGCGGCCAACCCGGCGCTGCCGTTCATCCTGCCGAACCCGGCGCTGGGCATCCTCAACAGCAAGGTCGCCAAGCAGAACGGCGCGACCGCCGACGCCCAGGACAAGGCCGAGCAGTACCTGAACGCGAACTCCGCCGGCTCCGGGCCTTACACCATCGAGTCGTTCAACGTGAGCAGCCAGGTCACGCTCAAGGCGAACCCGAAGTACTACGGGACCAAGCCCGCCTATGACAAGGTCGTCATCCGCAACGTCGAGGCCGCCACCCAGAAGCTGAACGTCCAGCGCGGCGACAGCCAGGTGGCGCTGAACCTGTCGGGCGACCAGGTGACCGGCATGCCCGCGACCCTTCAGGTCGAGAAGACCGCCTCGGCGAACGTCATCTTCCTGCTGGCCAACCAGGACTCCGCGATCAGCAAGACCACGCCGAACGCCAAGTTCGTCGAGGCCGTGCGCAAGGGCGTGGACTACGCGGGGCTGCTGGAGCTGGCCGGTGAGGGCTCGACCCAGGCGCCGGGCGTGATCCCGTCCCAGATCCTCGGCGCGCTGCCCGCCGACCAGGGGGCCAAGCGGGACGTCGAGGGCGCCAAGGCGGCGCTGGCCGCCAGCGGGCTGTCCAACCCGACCGTGAAGCTGGAGTACCCGAGCGAGCTGACCGTGAACGGGCTGTCGTTCCAGCCGCTGGCCGAGCGCATCCAGGCCAACCTCAAGGAGGTCGGCATCACGGTGGACCTGCAGCCCGCCCCGGTCACGACGGCGCTGGACAACTACCGCAACGGCAAGGAGGAGATGGGCCTGTGGTACTGGGGCCCCGACTACCCGGACCCGAGCGACTACCTCGCCTTCCTGCCCGGTAAGACCGTCGGCCTGCGGGCCGGCTGGAAGGAGGGCGCGGCCAAGGAGATCGAGGAGGCGGGCGCCAAGGCCGCGGAGACGATCGGCGACGACGCGCGCAAGACCGCCTACGCCGACGTCCAGACCAAGCTCAACGCCTCCGGGCCGTTCATCCCGCTGATCCAGCCGGGCCAGAACATCGTGACGGCCGCCTCGGTGACCGGCCTGGAGTACCACCCGGTCTGGACGGTCGACGTCGCCGACCTCGGCGTCAAGTAG
- a CDS encoding IlvD/Edd family dehydratase has product MNRSSQWYAGTDRNAYIHRAWMRRGLPSGAFDGRPHIAIANTASDLTPCNMHLDEVAEHVKRGVWESGGVPLNLPVVSLGETNVRPTAMLWRNMAAMAIEEMLRANPIDGVVLLGGCDKTIPALLMAASSVGLPAVVVPGGPMLTGTFRGAPLGCGTDVWKLSEEVRAGTLSQADFLRSESSMIRSKGHCNTMGTASTMGLLAEVLGMTLPGLAGTPAADSRLLEGAHETGCLIVEMIAAGRRPADVMTRGSFLNAIVALAALGGSTNAVVHLLAIAGRLGVELTQDDFDRTGSGVPLLADLQPAGRHLMEDLYRAGGLHAVLNEVRDLLDPHAITVTGRPLVEHLGEAKVYDQEVIRARERPLQEDAGIAVLYGNLAPDGAVIKPAAASPHLLQHRGPAVVFDSIEDLHARLDDLDVTPDSVLVLRGCGPKGYPGMPEVSNMPLPPKLLAQGVRDMVRICDGRMSGTAYGTVVLHVAPEAAAGGPLGLVRTGDMIILDVPARRLELDVPAEELAAREPSPEMTAAFARPSRGWERLYVETVQQADTGADLDFLVGSSGDDVARESH; this is encoded by the coding sequence ATGAACCGTAGTAGCCAGTGGTATGCCGGTACCGACCGCAACGCCTACATCCATCGGGCGTGGATGCGCCGCGGGCTGCCGTCCGGCGCGTTCGACGGCCGGCCGCACATCGCGATCGCCAACACCGCCTCCGACCTCACTCCCTGCAACATGCATCTGGACGAGGTGGCCGAGCACGTCAAGCGCGGCGTGTGGGAGTCGGGCGGCGTGCCGCTGAACCTGCCGGTGGTCTCCCTGGGGGAGACGAACGTGCGGCCCACCGCGATGTTGTGGCGCAACATGGCGGCGATGGCCATCGAGGAGATGCTGCGCGCCAACCCGATCGACGGCGTGGTGCTGCTCGGCGGCTGCGACAAGACCATTCCCGCGCTGCTCATGGCCGCCTCCTCGGTCGGCCTGCCCGCGGTGGTCGTCCCCGGCGGGCCGATGCTCACCGGCACCTTCCGCGGCGCGCCGCTGGGCTGCGGCACCGACGTGTGGAAGCTCAGCGAGGAGGTACGCGCCGGGACGCTGTCCCAGGCGGACTTCCTGCGCTCGGAGTCGTCCATGATCCGCAGCAAGGGCCACTGCAACACGATGGGCACCGCCTCCACCATGGGCCTGCTCGCCGAGGTGCTCGGCATGACGCTGCCCGGCCTGGCCGGCACCCCCGCCGCCGACAGCCGCCTGCTGGAGGGCGCGCACGAGACCGGCTGCCTGATCGTCGAGATGATCGCCGCCGGGCGCCGCCCCGCCGACGTGATGACGCGCGGCTCGTTCCTCAACGCCATCGTCGCGCTGGCCGCGCTCGGCGGCTCCACCAACGCCGTCGTGCACCTGCTCGCCATCGCCGGACGCCTCGGCGTCGAGCTGACCCAGGACGACTTCGACCGCACCGGCTCCGGCGTCCCCCTCCTGGCAGACCTGCAGCCCGCCGGCCGCCACCTGATGGAGGACCTGTACCGGGCCGGCGGCCTGCACGCCGTCCTGAACGAGGTACGCGACCTGCTCGACCCGCACGCGATCACCGTCACCGGCCGCCCGCTCGTCGAGCACCTCGGCGAGGCGAAGGTCTACGACCAGGAGGTCATCCGGGCTCGCGAGCGGCCGCTCCAGGAGGACGCCGGCATCGCCGTCCTGTACGGCAACCTCGCGCCCGACGGCGCCGTGATCAAGCCCGCCGCCGCCTCACCCCACCTCCTCCAGCACCGCGGCCCCGCCGTCGTGTTCGACTCCATCGAGGACCTGCACGCCCGCCTCGACGACCTGGACGTCACCCCCGACTCGGTGCTGGTCCTGCGCGGCTGCGGGCCGAAGGGCTACCCCGGCATGCCCGAGGTGTCCAACATGCCGCTGCCGCCCAAGCTGCTCGCCCAGGGCGTACGCGACATGGTCCGCATCTGCGACGGCCGGATGAGCGGCACCGCGTACGGCACCGTCGTGTTGCACGTGGCGCCGGAGGCCGCCGCCGGCGGGCCGCTCGGCCTGGTCCGCACCGGCGACATGATCATCCTGGACGTCCCGGCCAGGCGGCTGGAGCTCGACGTCCCCGCCGAGGAACTGGCCGCGCGCGAGCCGTCCCCGGAGATGACCGCCGCGTTCGCCCGCCCGTCACGCGGCTGGGAGCGCCTCTACGTCGAGACCGTCCAGCAGGCCGACACCGGCGCCGACCTGGACTTCCTCGTCGGCTCCAGCGGCGACGACGTGGCCCGCGAATCCCACTGA
- a CDS encoding ABC transporter permease translates to MPPLARFLIRRVLLAVLMAWGITLVTFVLTNLVPGDPVAANLGQRALGDPAIVAQWRAEHGLDKPLWQQYLLHLQGLVQGDLGTSQQSHRPVSQDLAEFVPATLELAGAAILVSLVLGVAFGVVAALRRDRLSDHALRVLSLIGISVPTFWLALVAFYVFFYRLQITPGSGRVDAALGGAPYVTGLQTVDAVLAGRWDIFSSAVGHLITPALVLALYTIGLLTRFTRSAVLEVLGQDYVRAARAKGLPGRTILFRYVLRSALVPIITVAGLAFGSLLSGTVLVEAIFAWPGVGQYAYKSATTLDLPAVMGVGLVVGIVYLVINLVVDVLYGVIDPRVRLQ, encoded by the coding sequence GTGCCTCCGCTCGCGCGGTTCCTCATCCGCCGCGTCCTGCTGGCCGTCCTGATGGCCTGGGGCATCACGCTCGTCACGTTCGTCCTGACGAACCTGGTCCCCGGCGATCCCGTCGCCGCGAACCTCGGTCAGCGGGCACTGGGCGATCCGGCCATCGTCGCCCAGTGGCGGGCCGAGCACGGCCTGGACAAGCCGCTCTGGCAGCAGTACCTGCTCCACCTGCAGGGCCTGGTCCAGGGCGACCTGGGCACGAGCCAGCAGAGCCACCGCCCGGTCAGCCAGGACCTGGCCGAGTTCGTGCCGGCGACGCTGGAGCTGGCGGGCGCGGCGATCCTGGTCTCGCTGGTGCTGGGCGTGGCGTTCGGCGTGGTGGCCGCGCTGCGCCGCGACCGGCTCTCCGACCACGCGCTGCGGGTGCTGAGCCTGATCGGCATCTCGGTGCCGACGTTCTGGCTGGCGCTGGTCGCGTTCTACGTGTTCTTCTACCGCCTGCAGATCACCCCGGGCAGCGGCCGGGTGGACGCCGCCCTCGGCGGCGCCCCCTACGTCACCGGGCTGCAGACGGTGGACGCCGTGCTGGCCGGCCGCTGGGACATCTTCTCCTCGGCCGTCGGCCACCTCATCACGCCCGCGCTGGTGCTGGCGCTCTACACGATCGGCCTGCTGACCCGCTTCACCCGCTCGGCGGTGCTGGAGGTGCTCGGGCAGGACTACGTGCGCGCCGCCCGGGCCAAGGGCCTGCCGGGGCGGACCATCCTGTTCCGGTACGTGCTGCGCTCGGCGCTGGTGCCCATCATCACCGTGGCGGGCCTGGCCTTCGGCAGCCTGCTGTCGGGCACCGTCCTGGTCGAGGCGATCTTCGCCTGGCCCGGCGTCGGCCAGTACGCCTACAAGAGCGCCACCACCCTCGACCTGCCCGCCGTCATGGGCGTCGGCCTGGTGGTGGGCATCGTCTACCTCGTCATCAACCTGGTCGTGGACGTCCTGTACGGCGTCATCGACCCCCGAGTGAGGCTGCAATGA
- a CDS encoding ABC transporter permease: MTRVSLLGRLPEAWRQPLAVTGAVLAVAWVVIALLAPWIAPHDPLAQELPRLAPPGPGHWFGTDQLGRDILSRVLYGARVSIPLTLLLVALSVLIGGLLGACAGYFGRWVDETIMRVADLVFAFPTVILAMVVAAALGASLTNAVLAVLVVAWPAYARVTRGLVLGVREREFVLSGRLLGFSVWRSLRVDVLPNITGPVLVLATLDIGTALLLLSGLSFLGLGAKPPSPEWGAMVASGVEVFDSWWVATFPGLAILTVVLAFNFLGDTLRDALDPRTARAIKERAL; encoded by the coding sequence ATGACCCGCGTGAGTCTCCTGGGGAGGCTGCCCGAGGCGTGGCGGCAGCCGCTGGCCGTGACCGGCGCCGTGCTCGCCGTGGCGTGGGTGGTCATCGCGCTGCTCGCGCCCTGGATCGCCCCGCACGACCCGCTCGCCCAGGAGCTGCCCCGGCTCGCGCCGCCCGGTCCCGGCCACTGGTTCGGCACCGACCAGCTCGGCCGCGACATCCTGAGCCGCGTCCTGTACGGGGCGCGGGTGTCGATCCCGCTGACGCTGCTGCTGGTGGCGCTGTCGGTGCTGATCGGCGGCCTGCTCGGCGCGTGCGCCGGGTACTTCGGCCGCTGGGTGGACGAGACGATCATGCGGGTGGCGGACCTGGTGTTCGCGTTCCCGACCGTGATCCTGGCCATGGTGGTGGCCGCCGCGCTGGGCGCGAGCCTGACCAACGCGGTGCTGGCCGTCCTGGTGGTGGCCTGGCCGGCCTACGCCCGCGTCACGCGCGGGCTGGTGCTGGGGGTGCGCGAGCGGGAGTTCGTGCTGAGCGGGCGGCTGCTGGGCTTCTCCGTGTGGCGCTCGCTGCGCGTGGACGTGCTGCCGAACATCACAGGGCCGGTCCTCGTCCTGGCCACGCTCGACATCGGCACCGCCCTGCTGCTGCTGTCCGGGCTGTCGTTCCTGGGCCTGGGGGCCAAGCCGCCCTCCCCCGAGTGGGGGGCGATGGTGGCCTCGGGCGTGGAGGTGTTCGACAGCTGGTGGGTGGCGACGTTCCCGGGGCTGGCCATCCTGACCGTCGTGCTGGCGTTCAACTTCCTGGGCGACACGCTGCGCGACGCCCTCGACCCCCGTACGGCCCGCGCGATCAAGGAGCGTGCGCTGTGA
- a CDS encoding TylF/MycF/NovP-related O-methyltransferase has product MLDDQPRTINRGRLEVVRTYLTDVAGRRVPGAVVELGCYRGAMTAWLRAVLDRPRTTASA; this is encoded by the coding sequence TTGCTGGATGACCAGCCGCGCACCATCAATCGGGGCCGGCTGGAGGTCGTGCGCACCTACCTGACCGACGTGGCGGGCCGGCGGGTGCCGGGTGCGGTGGTGGAGCTGGGCTGCTATCGAGGGGCGATGACCGCGTGGCTGCGCGCGGTGCTGGACAGGCCCCGCACGACCGCTTCGGCCTGA
- a CDS encoding TetR/AcrR family transcriptional regulator yields MDVRRSTAKQRRAEAVVAGMRVFADHGFVTASIQQVADEIGVSQPYVFRLFGSKHAFFLACLDELERQLLEVVRQAAATSPDDPVAAMRAGFRGMLAGGVISGLWLQACAAARRDETVAARCRAVISGILGEVARLTGAGMDGLARNLADGALVVMLQAVGADLTGGSLAAIDSLRAEKETP; encoded by the coding sequence ATGGACGTGAGGCGCAGCACCGCGAAACAACGGCGTGCGGAGGCCGTCGTGGCGGGCATGCGGGTCTTCGCCGACCACGGGTTCGTGACGGCGTCGATCCAGCAGGTCGCGGACGAGATCGGGGTGTCGCAGCCGTACGTCTTCCGGCTTTTCGGCAGCAAGCACGCGTTCTTCCTGGCCTGCCTCGACGAGCTGGAACGTCAGCTGCTGGAGGTCGTCCGGCAGGCCGCGGCGACGTCTCCGGACGATCCCGTGGCCGCGATGCGCGCCGGCTTCCGGGGGATGCTGGCCGGCGGGGTGATCAGCGGCCTGTGGTTGCAGGCTTGCGCCGCCGCGCGCAGGGACGAGACGGTGGCGGCGCGCTGCCGCGCCGTCATCTCGGGGATTCTGGGAGAAGTCGCACGGCTGACGGGCGCGGGGATGGACGGCCTGGCGCGGAATCTGGCCGACGGTGCGCTCGTGGTGATGTTGCAGGCGGTCGGGGCGGACCTCACGGGTGGGAGCCTGGCCGCCATCGATTCCCTGCGCGCCGAGAAGGAGACCCCGTGA
- a CDS encoding TylF/MycF/NovP-related O-methyltransferase, which yields MAARGAGQAPHDRFGLSRPVIHPGRLADALPGALPEQITFAYLDVDRYDATLTALRACVPRLAPGAVLLLDDHADLPASRAAAPGQDWGLGLHRVGQSLYVRCMNGQTGAWYRGARTRAAWACPRLHRRPQRRRRVQRERLRPRRLPRRQSPLHRREARPRPRRRGAGRGRRHARAGRDRPAARQGQGSRWRPALPA from the coding sequence GTGGCTGCGCGCGGTGCTGGACAGGCCCCGCACGACCGCTTCGGCCTGAGCCGGCCGGTCATCCATCCCGGCCGGCTCGCCGACGCCCTGCCCGGAGCCCTGCCCGAGCAGATCACCTTCGCCTACCTCGACGTCGACCGCTACGACGCCACGCTCACCGCGCTGCGCGCCTGCGTGCCCCGCCTGGCGCCGGGCGCGGTGCTGCTGCTCGACGACCACGCCGACCTGCCCGCCTCCCGCGCCGCGGCACCCGGCCAGGACTGGGGCTTGGGCCTGCACCGCGTCGGCCAGAGCCTGTACGTGCGCTGCATGAACGGCCAGACCGGCGCCTGGTATCGCGGCGCCCGTACCCGCGCTGCATGGGCATGTCCACGGCTACACCGGCGCCCGCAGCGACGACGCCGGGTGCAGCGAGAGCGACTTCGGCCCCGACGACTTCCGCGCCGGCAATCCCCGCTTCACCGGCGAGAGGCGCGACCTCGCCCTCGCCGGCGAGGTGCAGGCCGAGGCCGGCGCCACGCCCGCGCAGGTCGCGATCGCCCGGCTGCTCGGCAAGGGCAGGGCTCACGGTGGCGGCCGGCTCTGCCAGCATGA